A portion of the Mesobacillus jeotgali genome contains these proteins:
- a CDS encoding ABC transporter substrate-binding protein, producing the protein MKKLLTLFSLVAAFVLVISGCSNDSSGGKGEDGKVTLTAWAWNVNVGALNEAAEKFKKENPNVELKVEDIGRLDVYDKLSTGLAAGGVGLPDIVLVEDDRIHGYVESFPKGFLDLTKEGFDKHGESFPQFKNDMAKVNDTYYAMPFDAGPTGMFYRRSVFEKAGVNPEEIQTWDDFLEAGKTIKEKTGAFAMPLDKFKDDPTFRMMLNQLGVYYFDEKGNIDLTHPKAVQAMEMQKKFDEAGLIKDVDGWNGVVSATVDGSVATIPFGAWYYGTIIDQAKDSKGDWGVFQLPAFEEGGNRAANLGGSSWMIPAASKNAKEAYKFLEYFSTTPEIQTMAMEKHGLFPSLNTAYESELFTANDEFFGGQPIWKMFTEEMADVPTAYYTKDYSLGLDEAIKAQADTFNGKDAGKALEEAAKRLKDRTKRDINKH; encoded by the coding sequence ATGAAAAAGCTTTTAACTCTTTTTAGTCTCGTTGCCGCATTTGTGTTAGTGATTTCAGGCTGCTCTAACGACAGCTCTGGTGGCAAAGGGGAAGATGGCAAAGTGACACTCACTGCTTGGGCGTGGAATGTCAACGTCGGAGCTTTGAACGAAGCTGCTGAGAAGTTCAAAAAGGAAAACCCTAATGTTGAACTTAAAGTAGAAGATATTGGACGCCTTGATGTATATGACAAACTATCAACCGGCCTTGCGGCTGGCGGTGTCGGTCTTCCTGACATTGTGCTTGTAGAAGATGACAGGATTCATGGATATGTTGAATCATTCCCTAAAGGATTTTTAGATCTAACTAAGGAAGGCTTCGATAAGCATGGCGAATCTTTCCCTCAGTTCAAAAACGATATGGCAAAGGTAAATGATACCTATTATGCAATGCCATTTGATGCAGGCCCAACAGGAATGTTCTATCGCCGCAGTGTATTTGAAAAGGCTGGCGTGAACCCTGAAGAGATCCAGACATGGGATGATTTCCTTGAAGCCGGCAAAACAATTAAAGAAAAGACAGGCGCATTCGCAATGCCGCTTGATAAATTCAAAGATGATCCTACATTCCGTATGATGCTGAACCAGCTTGGTGTTTACTATTTCGATGAGAAAGGCAATATTGACCTGACACATCCTAAAGCAGTCCAGGCTATGGAAATGCAAAAGAAATTTGACGAAGCTGGCCTGATCAAAGATGTTGATGGCTGGAATGGCGTCGTTTCTGCAACGGTTGATGGTTCTGTAGCAACAATTCCGTTCGGTGCTTGGTACTATGGTACAATCATCGATCAGGCGAAAGATTCAAAAGGTGATTGGGGCGTATTCCAACTTCCTGCATTTGAAGAAGGCGGAAACCGCGCAGCAAACCTTGGCGGCTCAAGCTGGATGATTCCTGCTGCTTCAAAGAACGCTAAAGAAGCTTACAAATTCCTTGAGTACTTCTCAACAACTCCTGAGATCCAGACAATGGCAATGGAAAAGCACGGTCTTTTCCCATCATTGAACACTGCTTACGAAAGCGAACTGTTCACTGCTAACGACGAGTTCTTCGGCGGCCAGCCAATCTGGAAAATGTTCACTGAAGAAATGGCTGATGTTCCAACTGCTTACTACACTAAGGATTACTCTTTAGGGCTTGACGAAGCAATCAAGGCACAAGCTGACACATTCAATGGCAAAGATGCCGGCAAGGCTCTTGAAGAAGCTGCAAAACGCTTGAAAGACCGTACAAAGCGTGATATTAACAAACACTAA
- the galT gene encoding UDP-glucose--hexose-1-phosphate uridylyltransferase has translation MANNIFTEIERLLQYGVQKQLIEKWDIDFARNQVLDVLGLTEWEETEAPSEDADSPVEILSAMLDWAEKQEIIPMGSVTYRDLLDTKIMDCLVPRPSSVIKEFYGRYNHQGPEQATDYFYQLSKDTLYIRTDRIAKNQQWYSETEYGKLEITINLSKPEKDPTAIAASKNLQSSNYPKCLLCKENVGYAGRINHPARQSHRIIPVDVNGETWYLQYSPYLYYNEHSILLSEEHRPMKISKDSFDRLLHFVEQFPHYFIGSNADLPIVGGSILSHDHFQAGKHDFPMANAPFEEMFSLSEYPGVEAGLVRWPMSVIRLRGEDRHALSEAGGKILESWKLYSDEEVGILAESNGERHNTITPIARFRDGKFELDLVLRNNRTNEQHPLGIFHPHQDVHHIKKENIGLIEVMGLAVLPGRLKEEMSLLAGYLLEEDPLEKIKADELTEKHADWASSILEKYPKLHDNDQILREEIGKIFARVLEDAGVFKRNEQGKAAFLRFVKSLGEVHS, from the coding sequence ATGGCAAACAATATTTTTACAGAGATAGAGCGGCTGCTTCAATACGGTGTGCAAAAACAGTTAATCGAAAAATGGGATATCGATTTTGCGCGCAACCAGGTCCTTGATGTTTTAGGACTGACTGAATGGGAAGAAACGGAGGCACCGTCTGAAGATGCGGATTCACCTGTTGAAATTCTTAGTGCAATGCTTGACTGGGCAGAAAAACAAGAAATCATTCCGATGGGCTCCGTGACCTATCGCGATTTGCTTGATACGAAAATCATGGACTGTCTCGTTCCAAGGCCATCATCTGTAATCAAGGAGTTCTATGGCAGGTACAACCATCAGGGTCCCGAACAGGCCACAGATTATTTTTACCAATTGTCCAAGGATACTTTGTATATCCGGACTGACCGGATTGCCAAGAACCAGCAATGGTATAGCGAGACAGAATACGGCAAACTGGAGATTACCATCAATCTATCCAAACCGGAAAAGGATCCAACGGCCATAGCCGCTTCCAAGAATCTTCAAAGCTCCAATTATCCTAAATGTCTTCTCTGCAAGGAGAATGTAGGCTACGCAGGACGAATCAATCATCCTGCCCGCCAGAGCCACCGGATTATTCCTGTGGACGTGAATGGTGAAACCTGGTATCTGCAATATTCACCGTACTTATATTACAATGAGCATTCAATTTTGCTGTCTGAAGAGCATCGTCCAATGAAGATATCAAAGGACAGCTTTGACAGGCTATTGCATTTTGTCGAGCAATTTCCGCATTATTTTATCGGGTCCAATGCAGACTTGCCGATTGTCGGCGGCTCAATCTTAAGTCATGACCATTTCCAGGCGGGAAAGCATGATTTCCCAATGGCCAATGCGCCTTTCGAGGAAATGTTCAGCTTGTCTGAATATCCTGGAGTAGAAGCTGGTCTCGTCCGCTGGCCAATGTCGGTGATCAGGCTGAGAGGTGAGGACCGTCATGCTCTTTCCGAGGCAGGGGGCAAAATACTTGAATCCTGGAAGCTGTACAGTGATGAAGAAGTTGGCATCTTAGCTGAAAGTAATGGAGAGCGCCATAATACGATTACCCCAATTGCCCGTTTTAGAGATGGCAAATTCGAGCTTGACCTCGTTTTAAGGAATAATAGAACAAATGAACAACACCCGCTGGGAATTTTCCATCCCCATCAGGATGTCCATCATATTAAAAAGGAAAATATCGGCCTGATTGAAGTGATGGGATTAGCTGTGCTGCCGGGCAGATTGAAAGAAGAAATGTCTTTGCTGGCAGGTTATCTGCTTGAAGAAGATCCTTTGGAAAAAATAAAAGCAGATGAACTAACCGAAAAGCATGCCGATTGGGCTTCTTCTATATTAGAGAAATACCCGAAGCTTCATGATAATGACCAAATTCTAAGAGAAGAGATTGGCAAGATCTTCGCAAGAGTGCTTGAAGATGCTGGAGTATTTAAGAGAAACGAACAAGGTAAAGCTGCATTCCTGCGCTTTGTGAAGTCGCTTGGGGAGGTTCACTCTTAA
- a CDS encoding aldose epimerase family protein — MEKMIFKGIEAIILENDKLRCTFLPDYGGKLASFYDKRASYEWLFQAKNETLEIPEYGADFSKYDSSGFDEVFPSIDRCFHPLNGKVVPDHGEVWTLPWKVEADGEGLRMEVESPTFPYKLVKTVWLEGDTLKFNYKAINLSDEDFAFIWTPHSLLNFNEATFIKVPDGLNEIMTVEHQTVHLGEWGTRHPYPVTQSNSGEKLDLSRVQGPTDRTCEKFYFTSKLPEGWCAAVQPDLGTQLEYRFPEEKVPYLGLWKTQGGYRGDYNFALEPCTGIYDDVYTADKIRKVSKIPANGETNWWFEMKVTRLD; from the coding sequence ATGGAGAAAATGATTTTTAAGGGCATTGAAGCTATTATCCTTGAAAACGACAAGCTGCGATGCACATTCTTGCCTGATTACGGCGGGAAACTGGCTAGTTTTTATGATAAAAGAGCTTCCTACGAATGGCTGTTTCAGGCGAAAAATGAGACTCTTGAGATACCGGAATACGGAGCAGATTTTTCAAAATATGATTCCAGCGGCTTTGATGAAGTATTTCCCAGCATCGACCGCTGCTTTCACCCTTTAAACGGGAAGGTCGTGCCGGACCATGGTGAGGTTTGGACACTTCCGTGGAAAGTGGAAGCAGATGGAGAAGGTCTGAGAATGGAAGTGGAAAGCCCGACATTTCCTTACAAACTCGTAAAAACAGTCTGGCTTGAAGGTGACACGCTGAAGTTTAACTACAAGGCTATCAACCTAAGCGATGAAGATTTTGCTTTTATCTGGACGCCGCATTCCCTTTTAAATTTTAACGAAGCAACGTTCATTAAGGTACCTGATGGACTGAATGAAATCATGACCGTTGAACATCAAACTGTCCATTTAGGTGAATGGGGAACTCGGCATCCATATCCAGTGACACAGTCGAATTCAGGTGAAAAGCTGGATCTATCCAGGGTACAGGGGCCGACAGACAGAACTTGTGAAAAGTTTTACTTCACTTCGAAGCTTCCCGAGGGCTGGTGTGCAGCGGTCCAGCCGGATCTAGGCACGCAGCTTGAATACCGATTCCCCGAAGAAAAGGTGCCATATCTGGGGTTATGGAAAACACAGGGAGGCTACAGAGGTGATTACAACTTCGCACTGGAACCATGCACAGGCATTTATGATGACGTTTATACCGCTGATAAAATCAGGAAAGTTTCAAAGATTCCAGCGAACGGAGAAACAAACTGGTGGTTTGAAATGAAGGTAACGAGATTAGATTAA